Proteins encoded by one window of Blautia argi:
- a CDS encoding glycoside hydrolase family 31 protein: MKEIYRVQTAPKALEDNQIRGAHYRITVLTERLLRLEYDRDEVFEDRSTQVVFDRDFPKAAYEAKRTKEGLEIRTEFLHLVYNEKEFSSNGLSIQVGGRNSNYRSIWRYGDQGENLKGTARTLDGAEGEIPLDDGVMSQMGFALLDDSKSQVLLENGWIEPRKKEIRDLYFFGYGHDYKGALQAFYRLCRKPPMLPRYALGNWWSRYYPYTEESYLELMDRFERENLPFTVAVIDMDWHLVDIEEKYGSGWTGYTWNRAFFPKPIRFLERLHEKGMRTTLNLHPADGVRAFEEMYEPMAKAMGVDIEKQEPVLCDLANPDFLEAYFTCLHHPREEEGVDFWWIDWQQGNTTKIEGLDPLWILNHFHFLDHQRTGKRPLLFSRYAGPGSHRYSVGFSGDTITTWESLQFQPYFTAVASNIGYGWWSHDIGGHMLGYKDDEMTARWTQFGVYSPILRLHSSNSEFNGKEPWRFKPETEKAMGEALRERHRLLPYLYTMNYRAYKEGLPLVQPMYYEYPENGEAYYVKNQYLFGSVLMVAPVTSPREKGINRAKTVVWLPEGLWYDLYTGMMYSGDRMLVMYRSIESIPVLAKAGGILPLTEEIRGTEAGRNPKSLHIKVFTGASGDFVLYEDDNETCAYEKGSCVKTSMSYREEKEEVVFEIRRPKGALELIPQRRTYRVDFVGMKDIAKEQIRVCIDGKEVQAVVSYNRKASGCGGVSERYL, encoded by the coding sequence ATGAAAGAGATTTACAGGGTGCAGACCGCGCCGAAGGCATTGGAAGACAATCAAATCAGAGGAGCGCATTATCGTATTACGGTTCTTACAGAACGTTTGCTGCGTCTGGAATATGATCGGGACGAAGTGTTTGAGGATCGCTCTACCCAGGTGGTTTTTGACCGGGACTTTCCAAAAGCAGCATATGAGGCAAAAAGAACGAAGGAAGGACTGGAGATTCGAACCGAATTTCTGCACCTGGTTTACAATGAAAAGGAATTTTCTTCTAATGGGTTGTCTATACAGGTGGGAGGCAGAAACAGTAATTACAGGAGTATCTGGCGTTATGGCGACCAGGGAGAAAATTTAAAGGGAACTGCCAGAACACTGGATGGCGCAGAAGGTGAAATTCCGTTGGATGACGGCGTGATGTCCCAGATGGGATTTGCACTTTTGGATGACAGCAAGTCCCAGGTGCTTCTGGAAAACGGTTGGATAGAGCCAAGGAAAAAGGAAATCCGAGATTTGTATTTTTTCGGATACGGACATGATTACAAGGGAGCTTTACAGGCATTTTATAGACTGTGCAGAAAGCCGCCCATGCTGCCGCGATATGCTTTGGGTAACTGGTGGAGTCGTTATTATCCATACACAGAAGAAAGCTACCTGGAATTAATGGACAGGTTTGAAAGAGAAAATCTGCCTTTTACAGTGGCAGTCATTGATATGGACTGGCATTTGGTGGATATTGAGGAAAAGTACGGAAGCGGGTGGACAGGCTATACCTGGAACAGAGCGTTTTTTCCAAAGCCGATCCGTTTCTTAGAAAGGCTGCATGAAAAGGGTATGCGGACAACTTTAAATCTCCACCCGGCAGACGGGGTGCGGGCATTTGAGGAAATGTACGAGCCTATGGCAAAAGCAATGGGGGTTGACATTGAGAAGCAAGAGCCGGTTCTATGCGATTTGGCAAATCCCGATTTTTTGGAAGCTTATTTTACCTGTCTTCATCACCCAAGAGAAGAGGAAGGGGTGGATTTCTGGTGGATAGACTGGCAGCAGGGAAACACCACAAAAATAGAGGGATTAGATCCTCTGTGGATTTTGAATCATTTTCATTTTCTGGATCATCAGAGAACAGGAAAAAGACCTCTCCTCTTCTCCAGATATGCAGGTCCGGGAAGCCACAGATATTCGGTGGGATTTTCGGGAGATACCATTACCACCTGGGAATCTCTTCAGTTTCAGCCTTATTTTACAGCCGTGGCTTCCAACATTGGCTATGGCTGGTGGAGTCATGACATTGGCGGACACATGTTGGGGTATAAGGACGATGAGATGACAGCAAGATGGACACAGTTTGGCGTGTATTCCCCTATTTTGCGGCTGCACAGCTCTAACAGCGAATTTAACGGAAAAGAGCCATGGCGATTTAAGCCGGAAACAGAAAAGGCTATGGGAGAGGCCCTGCGGGAACGCCATCGTCTTCTGCCATATCTTTATACCATGAATTATCGGGCGTATAAGGAAGGACTGCCTCTGGTACAGCCAATGTACTATGAATATCCGGAAAATGGCGAAGCGTATTATGTGAAGAATCAGTATCTCTTTGGTTCTGTACTTATGGTTGCCCCTGTAACAAGTCCTCGAGAAAAGGGGATCAACAGGGCAAAGACGGTTGTGTGGCTTCCCGAAGGACTGTGGTATGACCTGTACACAGGTATGATGTACAGTGGAGACAGAATGCTTGTCATGTACAGAAGTATTGAGAGTATCCCTGTGCTGGCAAAGGCAGGAGGAATTTTGCCTCTTACAGAGGAAATCAGAGGCACAGAGGCGGGAAGGAATCCGAAATCTTTGCATATCAAGGTATTTACAGGAGCCTCAGGTGATTTTGTACTCTATGAGGACGACAATGAAACCTGTGCTTATGAAAAGGGAAGCTGTGTAAAAACATCTATGAGTTACAGGGAAGAAAAGGAAGAAGTCGTTTTTGAAATCAGAAGACCAAAGGGCGCGCTGGAGCTGATTCCTCAAAGGAGAACGTATCGCGTGGATTTTGTGGGAATGAAGGATATTGCAAAGGAGCAGATAAGGGTCTGTATAGATGGAAAAGAAGTTCAGGCAGTAGTTTCTTATAACAGGAAAGCTTCAGGCTGTGGAGGTGTGTCGGAGAGGTATCTATAG
- a CDS encoding glucose-6-phosphate isomerase — translation MGYTFLEFPENVGGRFSAFTSVGLLPMAVAGLDIRSFVKGAAKMERQLKESDWKNNMAYQYACLRNLYREKGYGIEMLAGFEPQFRWFYKWWIQLFAETEGKDGKGLFPVSAEFCEELHAVGQFIQEGTPLLFETFLDVQEQNSSLSAPKDWVEDFFDYLNGKDFWEMNKASFTATVKAHREKLPCLVLEIGKVDEYHFGELFYFFLFSCYVSAEILGVNPFNQPGVEGYKRYMFEALGKEK, via the coding sequence ATGGGGTATACCTTTCTGGAGTTCCCGGAAAATGTAGGAGGCAGGTTTTCCGCTTTTACCAGCGTAGGGCTGCTTCCCATGGCAGTGGCAGGTCTGGATATCCGCAGTTTTGTAAAAGGGGCGGCGAAAATGGAAAGACAGTTAAAGGAGAGTGACTGGAAAAATAATATGGCATATCAGTATGCCTGTCTTCGGAACCTGTATAGGGAAAAAGGCTATGGGATAGAGATGCTGGCAGGTTTTGAACCGCAGTTTCGCTGGTTTTACAAATGGTGGATACAGTTGTTTGCGGAAACGGAGGGCAAGGACGGAAAAGGATTGTTTCCGGTTTCGGCAGAGTTCTGCGAAGAACTGCATGCAGTGGGACAGTTTATTCAGGAGGGAACGCCGCTGCTTTTTGAAACCTTTTTAGATGTGCAGGAACAGAACAGCTCCCTTTCTGCACCAAAAGATTGGGTGGAGGATTTCTTTGATTATTTGAATGGAAAGGATTTCTGGGAAATGAACAAGGCTTCTTTTACGGCTACCGTAAAGGCACATAGAGAAAAACTTCCCTGTCTGGTACTGGAAATAGGAAAAGTCGATGAATATCACTTCGGGGAGTTGTTTTATTTCTTCCTGTTTTCCTGCTATGTTTCTGCGGAAATTTTGGGAGTCAATCCCTTTAACCAGCCGGGGGTAGAGGGATATAAGCGGTATATGTTTGAGGCGCTGGGCAAAGAAAAATAA
- a CDS encoding lactate racemase domain-containing protein, producing the protein MKLEFEYGQGTMAAELPDNTDIFIPGETVKDPDYIPEDKLKEAYLESLAHPIGMPTLTELAHKGSTVTFVVPDRVKGGEQPTSHRKLSIKYILEELYAAGVEKKDILFIISNGLHPRSKESDAKAIFGEELFNEFWHTGQIISHDSEDQEHMVNLGTTRRGDPVYMNKYVFECDIPILIGHVQGNPYGGYSGGYKHSATGITNWKSIASHHVPSVMHRKDFTPVNGGSLMRTKFDEISMHMEEKMGHPFFCCDAVLDTNSRQIAIYSGYAKEMMPESWKLADKRTYVHWAEKKYDVLVFGMPQKFHYGDGMGTNPIMMMQALSAQVLRYKRVMSDNCVIICSSLCNGFFHDELWPYLREMYDLFQHDYMNTLPDMNRYGEYFATNEEYIRKYRFTNAFHPFHGFSMISCGHIAEMNTSAIYIVGAQEPGYARGMGLKTRATFEEALEDAKKKFVGENPNILALPLTFKKAAVHLCMKNPEEDCMDAYGHCHPCMG; encoded by the coding sequence ATGAAGTTAGAATTTGAATACGGACAGGGAACCATGGCAGCAGAATTGCCGGATAATACAGACATTTTTATTCCGGGTGAAACCGTAAAAGACCCGGATTACATACCAGAGGATAAATTAAAAGAGGCTTATCTGGAAAGTCTGGCGCACCCCATCGGTATGCCCACACTGACAGAACTGGCACATAAGGGAAGTACCGTTACCTTTGTTGTTCCAGACAGAGTAAAAGGCGGAGAACAGCCAACCAGCCACAGAAAATTAAGTATTAAATACATTCTGGAAGAGCTTTACGCAGCCGGTGTGGAGAAAAAGGATATTTTATTCATTATTTCCAATGGTCTTCACCCAAGAAGCAAGGAATCTGATGCAAAAGCCATTTTCGGAGAAGAGCTGTTCAATGAATTCTGGCATACCGGTCAGATTATCAGCCATGACAGTGAAGATCAGGAACATATGGTAAATCTGGGAACCACCAGAAGAGGTGATCCGGTTTACATGAATAAATATGTTTTTGAATGTGATATTCCGATTTTAATCGGTCATGTACAGGGAAATCCGTACGGGGGATATTCCGGCGGATACAAGCACAGTGCAACCGGTATTACAAACTGGAAGAGCATTGCCAGCCACCACGTTCCTTCTGTTATGCACAGAAAAGACTTTACTCCTGTAAACGGCGGCAGCCTTATGAGAACCAAATTTGATGAGATTTCTATGCATATGGAAGAAAAAATGGGACACCCTTTCTTCTGTTGTGACGCAGTTCTGGACACAAATTCCAGACAGATTGCCATTTATTCCGGTTATGCGAAAGAAATGATGCCGGAAAGCTGGAAGCTGGCGGACAAGAGAACTTATGTACACTGGGCAGAGAAAAAATACGATGTGCTGGTATTTGGTATGCCACAGAAATTCCATTACGGAGATGGCATGGGAACCAATCCCATTATGATGATGCAGGCATTGAGCGCACAGGTACTTCGTTATAAACGTGTGATGAGCGACAACTGCGTGATTATCTGTTCTTCTTTGTGTAACGGCTTTTTCCATGATGAATTATGGCCGTACTTAAGAGAAATGTATGATTTATTCCAGCATGACTATATGAATACTCTGCCGGATATGAACCGTTACGGCGAATACTTTGCAACAAACGAGGAGTATATCCGCAAATACCGCTTTACTAATGCATTCCACCCATTCCATGGTTTCAGTATGATTTCCTGCGGACATATTGCAGAAATGAATACCAGCGCGATTTACATTGTAGGCGCTCAGGAACCGGGATATGCAAGAGGTATGGGTCTTAAGACAAGAGCAACTTTTGAAGAAGCTCTGGAAGATGCAAAGAAGAAATTTGTAGGAGAAAATCCTAATATTCTGGCACTGCCTCTGACCTTTAAAAAGGCAGCGGTTCACCTTTGCATGAAGAATCCTGAAGAGGACTGCATGGACGCATATGGACACTGCCACCCATGCATGGGATAA
- a CDS encoding triose-phosphate isomerase family protein gives MKHIYLNLKRFDVPAELGGVNRIADIRTWGSYIVRETQEKLKAYAQKDVEFAMFFPEAHLFSALEAKTEGSPVQVGCQGVFRTDVQPGGNFGAFTTGRPAAAMKAAGCEAVIIGHCEERNNLNGILAEAGCKDTNAVNRILNQEIKCAVAQGLKVLYCIGERSEEQEQWQDVLGEQLEIGLQDVDKNMVAIAYEPVWSIGPGKTPADKEYITKIARFVKEKTEGMDIVYGGGLKQDNAAMLASIPEIDGGLIALTRFQGEIGYYPEEYLEIISLYMKEAGKQED, from the coding sequence ATGAAACATATTTATCTGAATTTAAAAAGATTTGATGTACCGGCAGAACTGGGCGGGGTAAACCGCATTGCAGACATCAGAACATGGGGCAGCTATATTGTAAGAGAAACACAGGAAAAGCTGAAAGCATACGCACAGAAAGATGTGGAATTTGCTATGTTTTTCCCAGAGGCACATCTGTTTTCTGCTCTGGAAGCAAAGACAGAGGGAAGCCCGGTACAGGTTGGCTGTCAGGGTGTGTTTAGAACTGATGTGCAGCCGGGAGGAAATTTCGGGGCATTTACCACAGGAAGACCGGCAGCAGCTATGAAGGCAGCGGGCTGTGAGGCAGTTATCATTGGTCATTGCGAGGAGAGAAACAACTTAAACGGGATTCTGGCAGAAGCGGGTTGTAAGGATACTAATGCAGTGAATCGTATTTTGAATCAGGAAATCAAATGTGCCGTAGCACAGGGATTGAAGGTTTTATACTGTATTGGAGAGAGGAGCGAGGAGCAGGAGCAGTGGCAGGATGTTCTGGGCGAGCAGTTGGAAATCGGGCTGCAGGACGTAGACAAAAATATGGTAGCCATTGCCTACGAGCCTGTATGGTCTATCGGACCCGGAAAAACTCCGGCAGATAAGGAATATATTACGAAGATTGCCAGATTTGTCAAAGAGAAGACAGAGGGGATGGATATTGTATACGGCGGCGGCTTAAAACAGGACAATGCAGCCATGCTGGCTTCCATACCGGAGATTGACGGCGGACTCATTGCACTTACCAGATTCCAGGGAGAAATCGGGTACTATCCGGAAGAATATCTGGAAATCATCTCCCTTTATATGAAAGAAGCAGGAAAACAGGAGGACTAA
- a CDS encoding diphosphate--fructose-6-phosphate 1-phosphotransferase, translating to MAENLLIVHGGGPTAVLNASLYGAVKEAKKSGKLEHIYGAENGTGGVLEERFLELGNIPEEKLKLLLQTPGTAIGTSRDPIWQEDYEKMADILVKKKIKYVLFNGGNGTMDTCGKLHKTCQARNLDIRVMGIPKTTDNDIAVTDHSPGFGSAARYIAACTEELCADVRSLPIHVVVMEASGRNAGWITAASALAGEKGYGPDLIYLPERPFDEEQFIKDVEEKLKEKSGIVVVASEGLTDKEGKPVVKPVFKTERATYFGDVSSHLANLVIQKLGYKARGEKPGLLGRASIGLQSPVDCQEAQLAGEKACRAALQGESGKMVAFRRVSEAPYKVEDFLVDIDEVMMYERTMPEEFINEKGNGVTQAFLDWCRPLIGEELPDMVSFNSFMGKK from the coding sequence ATGGCAGAAAATTTATTAATTGTACATGGAGGCGGTCCTACAGCAGTTTTAAACGCTTCCCTGTACGGGGCAGTAAAAGAAGCGAAAAAATCCGGAAAGCTGGAACACATTTACGGCGCTGAAAACGGAACGGGAGGTGTTCTGGAAGAACGTTTCCTGGAACTTGGAAACATACCGGAGGAAAAATTAAAGTTGCTTTTACAGACACCGGGAACTGCAATCGGAACCTCCAGAGATCCAATCTGGCAGGAAGATTATGAAAAAATGGCAGATATTCTGGTAAAGAAAAAGATTAAGTATGTGTTGTTTAACGGCGGAAACGGAACCATGGATACCTGCGGAAAGCTGCATAAGACATGTCAGGCAAGAAATCTGGACATTCGGGTTATGGGAATTCCAAAGACTACAGATAATGATATTGCTGTGACAGATCATAGCCCGGGCTTCGGAAGTGCAGCCAGATACATTGCTGCCTGCACAGAAGAGCTGTGTGCAGATGTGCGTTCCCTTCCTATTCATGTGGTAGTTATGGAGGCTTCCGGAAGAAATGCAGGCTGGATTACAGCAGCAAGCGCTCTTGCAGGAGAAAAAGGGTATGGACCGGATTTGATTTATCTTCCGGAACGTCCCTTTGATGAGGAACAGTTTATCAAAGATGTAGAAGAAAAACTGAAAGAAAAAAGCGGAATTGTGGTGGTTGCCAGCGAAGGTCTTACTGACAAAGAGGGAAAGCCGGTGGTAAAACCGGTGTTTAAGACAGAAAGAGCAACGTATTTCGGAGATGTGAGTTCTCATCTTGCCAATCTGGTGATTCAAAAGCTGGGATATAAGGCAAGAGGGGAGAAACCGGGACTTTTAGGCAGGGCTTCCATTGGGCTGCAAAGTCCGGTTGACTGTCAGGAAGCACAGCTTGCCGGAGAAAAGGCATGCAGGGCAGCTCTTCAGGGAGAATCCGGAAAAATGGTGGCGTTCAGACGTGTTTCCGAGGCGCCATATAAAGTCGAAGATTTTCTGGTGGATATTGACGAGGTCATGATGTATGAAAGAACCATGCCGGAAGAATTTATCAATGAAAAAGGCAATGGCGTTACCCAGGCATTTCTGGACTGGTGCAGACCTCTGATAGGAGAGGAATTGCCGGATATGGTGTCCTTTAACAGCTTTATGGGAAAAAAATAA
- a CDS encoding ABC transporter substrate-binding protein, which translates to MKKKLLAMVLAAATAMTMLAGCGGGDDKAASTDTKENKEASADAGKEEKKELDKVKVAYMPNYASLWVVKTAQEKGYFEEEGIEVELTKFDDGPTEIAAMESGSMDVAYIGPGAHTLAIQGNVDIFCFQQLGDADCVMGLKSHGVNSLEDLKGKKVAYASGTSSETILLRALESVGLTMKDIEPYNMEVTNMPSAMISGSIDACAPWSPNTKVITDEVGDDAQIFVSNADFSDIAADPASWVCMPEYAEKNKDLLVRFTKALYKAMDFGANEENYEEVAGYVADETKTDVETAMGQTTDGAWLTSEELLTELEEGKIAGYYEIQQKNFITAEKVKEEVPVEDYVLFDIMEEAGK; encoded by the coding sequence ATGAAGAAGAAATTATTAGCAATGGTACTGGCAGCAGCAACTGCAATGACAATGTTGGCTGGCTGCGGCGGCGGAGATGACAAAGCGGCATCTACAGACACAAAGGAAAACAAAGAGGCTTCTGCAGACGCAGGCAAAGAGGAAAAGAAAGAACTGGATAAAGTAAAAGTTGCGTACATGCCAAACTATGCATCTCTCTGGGTTGTAAAAACAGCACAGGAAAAGGGATATTTTGAAGAAGAAGGCATTGAGGTAGAACTGACAAAATTTGACGATGGTCCTACAGAAATCGCAGCAATGGAATCCGGTTCCATGGACGTAGCTTATATCGGACCTGGCGCTCATACACTGGCAATTCAGGGAAATGTAGATATTTTCTGCTTCCAGCAGTTGGGCGATGCAGACTGTGTTATGGGTCTGAAATCACATGGTGTAAACTCTTTGGAGGACTTAAAGGGCAAAAAAGTTGCTTATGCTTCTGGTACATCTTCTGAAACCATTCTGCTTCGTGCATTGGAATCTGTAGGTCTTACAATGAAAGACATTGAACCATACAATATGGAAGTTACAAACATGCCAAGTGCTATGATTTCCGGTTCTATTGACGCATGTGCACCATGGTCACCAAACACAAAGGTTATTACAGACGAGGTTGGAGATGACGCACAGATTTTTGTAAGCAACGCAGACTTCTCTGATATTGCAGCAGACCCTGCAAGTTGGGTATGTATGCCGGAATATGCTGAGAAGAACAAAGACCTTTTGGTAAGATTTACAAAGGCTCTCTACAAAGCAATGGACTTTGGTGCAAATGAAGAAAACTATGAAGAAGTTGCAGGATATGTAGCAGACGAAACAAAAACAGATGTAGAAACAGCAATGGGTCAGACAACAGACGGTGCATGGCTTACTTCTGAAGAACTTTTAACAGAGCTTGAAGAAGGAAAGATTGCAGGCTACTACGAAATCCAGCAGAAGAACTTCATTACAGCAGAAAAAGTAAAAGAAGAAGTTCCTGTTGAAGATTATGTATTATTCGACATCATGGAAGAAGCAGGTAAATAA
- a CDS encoding ABC transporter ATP-binding protein: MAGKEGNIKVSIQGVEKKYNTRKGEVVALNGVNFDIKENEFICVIGPSGCGKSTLLNIIAGLLEPTAGQILVDGKPIQGTGTDRGVVFQQYALFPWLTVKKNVEFGLKLKGLSKEECESIAMKYLKMVELEKFADSYPKELSGGMKQRVAIARAYAMNPEVLLMDEPFGALDAQTRTQLQTELLKAWQEEHKTCFFVTHDIEEAIVLATRVVIMSARPGRIKEVVDIDIPYPRDQETKMSERFIELKNHIWGQVYQEYLEVRK; this comes from the coding sequence ATGGCAGGAAAAGAGGGAAATATAAAAGTAAGCATTCAGGGTGTAGAGAAAAAATACAATACCCGCAAGGGGGAGGTTGTTGCTCTGAATGGTGTTAATTTTGATATTAAGGAAAATGAGTTTATTTGTGTAATCGGACCGTCCGGTTGTGGAAAATCCACTCTGTTAAATATTATTGCCGGACTTTTAGAGCCTACAGCAGGACAGATTCTGGTAGACGGCAAGCCGATTCAGGGAACCGGAACAGACCGCGGCGTGGTATTCCAGCAGTATGCGCTGTTTCCATGGCTGACAGTAAAGAAAAATGTAGAGTTTGGACTGAAATTAAAGGGGCTTTCCAAAGAAGAATGTGAAAGCATTGCCATGAAGTATTTGAAAATGGTAGAACTTGAAAAATTCGCGGATTCCTATCCAAAAGAATTATCCGGCGGTATGAAACAGAGAGTTGCCATTGCGAGAGCTTATGCAATGAATCCGGAAGTGCTTTTAATGGACGAGCCCTTCGGCGCTTTGGACGCGCAGACAAGAACACAGCTTCAGACAGAACTTCTGAAAGCATGGCAGGAAGAACACAAAACCTGCTTCTTTGTAACACATGATATTGAAGAAGCCATTGTCCTTGCAACCAGAGTTGTGATTATGAGCGCACGTCCTGGACGTATTAAAGAGGTTGTGGACATTGACATTCCTTATCCAAGAGATCAGGAAACAAAAATGAGCGAACGTTTTATTGAACTGAAAAATCATATTTGGGGTCAGGTATACCAGGAATACCTGGAGGTTCGGAAATAG
- a CDS encoding ABC transporter permease has protein sequence MGKKNKGGADFVSKIPKGIWLLISFVVAILVWTLLSVTPQTARCFPNALKVLESIGLMQGERGILLQDIGSSLISVFWGFLLGFVISVPVAFLMAWYRPVRFILEPWIQFIRNIPPLAYVPLVVIGVGVGRTPQIIVICLATFLIMTVTIFQGVINVDETLIKAARVLGANDAQLFVKVIFPATTPFIITAIRLGISTALTTLIAAESTGAIAGLGMRIKSLANSYETTPMLLYIIIIGVIGMLAEKVLKYFERKLTSWQEKREI, from the coding sequence ATGGGGAAAAAGAACAAGGGCGGCGCTGATTTTGTCAGCAAAATACCAAAAGGGATATGGCTGTTGATTTCATTCGTTGTTGCGATACTTGTGTGGACACTGTTATCTGTGACACCGCAGACAGCAAGATGTTTTCCTAATGCACTGAAGGTATTGGAATCAATTGGACTTATGCAGGGCGAAAGAGGAATTCTTCTGCAGGATATCGGAAGCAGTTTGATTTCTGTATTCTGGGGCTTCCTTTTGGGATTTGTAATTTCTGTACCGGTGGCATTTTTGATGGCATGGTACAGACCGGTGAGATTTATTCTGGAGCCATGGATTCAGTTTATCAGAAATATCCCACCGTTAGCTTATGTACCGTTGGTTGTTATTGGTGTTGGTGTAGGTCGTACACCTCAGATTATCGTTATCTGCCTGGCAACCTTCCTGATTATGACAGTTACCATTTTCCAGGGTGTTATTAATGTGGACGAAACATTGATTAAGGCAGCAAGAGTACTGGGAGCAAATGACGCACAGTTGTTCGTGAAGGTTATTTTTCCGGCAACTACACCATTTATTATTACAGCAATCAGACTTGGTATCTCCACAGCGCTTACGACTTTGATTGCAGCAGAATCTACAGGTGCTATTGCAGGTCTTGGTATGAGAATCAAGTCTTTGGCAAACTCCTATGAAACAACGCCAATGTTGCTGTACATCATTATTATCGGTGTAATCGGTATGCTGGCTGAGAAAGTTCTTAAATACTTTGAAAGGAAGTTAACATCATGGCAGGAAAAGAGGGAAATATAA
- a CDS encoding class II fructose-bisphosphate aldolase — translation MPLIPLRPLLETVDKYHFAQGAFNVNAVAQAKAAIEVHEMFRSAAILQGADLANGFMGGRTDFQNATLEDKKIGAKNIAAAVKKYAENSPIPVVLHLDHGKNFDSCVAAIEGGYTSVMIDGSSLPFEENVELTREVVKYAHERGVSVEGELGVLAGVEDHVFSATSTYTNPLKAVEFFKKTGCDALAISYGTMHGASKGKDVKLRKEIAIAIKECMMHENLFGVLVSHGSSTVPRYIVDEINALGGNIQNAYGISIEELKAAIPCGIGKINVDTDIRLAVTRNMKEYFAQNPEKRNSPSIGGVYKLLEEKKDQFDPRAFLPPIMDTVMYGIVPDEDRAELVSVIEKGVKEAIGTLIVEFGSFGKAPLVEQVSLEEMAERYKKM, via the coding sequence ATGCCATTAATACCATTAAGACCATTGCTGGAAACCGTTGACAAATATCACTTTGCACAGGGCGCTTTTAATGTAAATGCAGTTGCACAGGCAAAGGCAGCCATTGAGGTGCATGAAATGTTCCGTTCTGCAGCCATTCTGCAGGGCGCTGACCTTGCAAACGGATTCATGGGCGGACGTACAGACTTTCAGAACGCAACCCTGGAAGATAAAAAAATCGGTGCGAAAAATATTGCTGCAGCAGTAAAGAAATATGCGGAAAATTCTCCGATTCCGGTTGTTCTGCACTTAGATCACGGAAAAAACTTTGATTCCTGCGTTGCAGCCATTGAAGGTGGCTATACTTCTGTTATGATTGACGGTTCTTCTCTTCCTTTTGAAGAAAACGTAGAACTGACAAGAGAGGTTGTAAAGTACGCCCACGAAAGAGGGGTTTCCGTAGAAGGTGAGCTGGGTGTGCTGGCAGGTGTGGAAGACCATGTATTTTCCGCAACTTCTACCTATACCAATCCGTTAAAAGCAGTGGAATTTTTCAAAAAGACAGGCTGCGATGCCCTGGCTATTTCCTACGGAACCATGCACGGGGCTTCTAAGGGAAAAGATGTAAAGCTGAGAAAAGAAATTGCCATTGCCATTAAGGAATGTATGATGCATGAAAACCTTTTTGGCGTTCTGGTATCCCACGGTTCTTCTACTGTGCCGAGATACATTGTAGACGAAATCAATGCGTTAGGCGGAAACATTCAGAATGCATATGGCATTTCAATAGAGGAATTAAAGGCTGCAATTCCATGCGGTATTGGAAAAATCAATGTGGATACAGATATTCGTCTGGCTGTTACAAGAAATATGAAGGAATACTTTGCACAGAATCCGGAAAAGAGAAACAGCCCGTCTATTGGCGGTGTATACAAACTTTTGGAAGAGAAAAAAGACCAGTTTGACCCAAGAGCCTTTCTTCCTCCGATTATGGATACCGTTATGTACGGCATTGTTCCTGATGAAGACAGAGCAGAATTGGTTTCTGTAATTGAAAAAGGTGTGAAAGAGGCCATCGGAACTCTGATTGTAGAGTTTGGTTCTTTTGGAAAAGCGCCGCTGGTAGAGCAGGTTTCTCTGGAAGAGATGGCAGAACGTTATAAAAAAATGTAA